From Syntrophorhabdaceae bacterium, one genomic window encodes:
- a CDS encoding PAS domain S-box protein: protein MNDSSRTNSELIEEISTLRKRIRELERSGTGRAGGEEGLRLSPPQLRLLIDAGPDFFFLKDLDLRYQLVNSSIVRFFGRDEEDILGRTDGDLMPPEAAATCRESDRLAIREKRLVVTIEPVGERFYETYKSPVILAGKTVGIAGIVRDVTDRTRAESLLKESEEKYRSLTETISDVIYELDDRGTITYISPVITDIMGYEPADLVGKHFTDFVHKDDRGRLAGRFSELMKGIEYPSDYRVIDKSGHVRWVRTKTRPVMKGDRVSGARGTMMDITERKSAEEALRTSQFRLAQTMDLARIVYWEFDPVAETFIFNDPFYSFYGTTADREGGYRMTAEAYSARFVHPDDIPLFRQGRQDRLLNKAREYFYEYEHRIIRRDGVVRQILARIRASRDAAGRTLRLYGANQDITERKEAEAALRESEERFRTVFDESPVGIVMVGSDYRFIRSNAAFCAMIGYTEQELTSRAVQDIIHPEHIAEDRRNSDMLLKGEIRVYRTEKRYIRKDNEIVWGSSTVSTIHDKDRRFLYFLSMVEDITQRKQAEEQKAELESRLLQAQKMEAIGTLAGGIAHDFNNILAGIIGFTEMALDDLPPEVPSRRHLGLVLKSGLRGRDLVRQILAFSRKTGYERSPVSVSSIVNETIKLLRASLPAAVQITVDNASTSDIVFANPTEIQQIVMNLCTNAAHAMRERGGRLRITLADFEVEPDSSLGSTLAAGAYVLLAVKDTGTGIDAKVVKKIFEPFFTTKKPGQGTGMGLAVVYGIVKSLGGDISVKSSRKTGTLFHVLLPKVERGTSSGHQVEEIPRGSERILFVDDENTLAKLGKAALEKLGYRVTAMTDSIKALKIFSKNPSRFDLVITDQTMPDMQGLNLAEELLRIRPNIPIILCTGHSDAVSPEIAKKAGISGFLMKPIAKREMAEAIRRVLDPSGKSKKGDVR from the coding sequence ATGAATGATTCGTCAAGGACGAACTCAGAGCTAATAGAAGAGATATCGACCCTAAGAAAGAGAATTCGGGAACTGGAACGATCGGGGACCGGGCGCGCAGGGGGAGAGGAGGGACTGAGATTATCCCCCCCACAACTCCGGCTGCTCATTGACGCCGGTCCTGACTTTTTTTTCCTGAAGGATCTCGATCTGCGGTACCAGCTGGTCAACTCCTCAATTGTGCGATTCTTCGGTCGCGATGAGGAGGACATCCTGGGCAGGACCGATGGTGATCTTATGCCCCCGGAGGCCGCTGCAACGTGCCGGGAGAGCGACAGGTTGGCCATTCGTGAGAAGAGGCTCGTCGTCACTATAGAGCCCGTCGGGGAGAGGTTCTATGAGACTTACAAATCCCCTGTAATTCTGGCCGGTAAGACTGTCGGGATAGCCGGAATTGTCCGTGACGTCACAGACCGCACGCGGGCGGAGTCTTTGCTCAAAGAGAGCGAGGAAAAATACCGCAGTCTGACGGAAACTATCAGTGATGTCATCTATGAGCTCGACGACCGGGGCACGATTACCTATATCAGTCCGGTTATTACGGACATCATGGGATACGAGCCTGCTGATCTCGTGGGAAAACATTTTACCGACTTTGTACACAAAGATGACCGCGGCCGACTGGCGGGCAGGTTTTCCGAGCTCATGAAAGGGATTGAGTACCCTTCCGACTACAGAGTCATCGACAAATCAGGCCATGTCCGGTGGGTGCGGACAAAGACCAGGCCCGTCATGAAAGGGGACAGGGTCTCCGGCGCCCGCGGCACCATGATGGATATCACCGAGCGCAAGAGCGCGGAAGAGGCTTTGCGCACGAGTCAGTTCCGGTTAGCTCAAACAATGGACCTCGCCCGCATCGTCTATTGGGAATTTGATCCTGTGGCCGAAACTTTCATTTTCAATGATCCCTTCTATTCATTTTATGGGACGACCGCGGACCGGGAAGGAGGTTACCGGATGACCGCGGAGGCATATTCCGCAAGGTTCGTACACCCCGACGATATTCCGCTCTTCCGGCAAGGCAGGCAGGACCGCCTGCTGAACAAGGCCCGGGAGTACTTTTACGAATACGAGCACCGGATTATCCGCAGGGACGGAGTGGTACGCCAGATCCTGGCTCGAATAAGAGCCAGCAGGGATGCCGCAGGACGCACCCTGCGGCTCTATGGCGCAAACCAGGATATTACAGAGCGCAAGGAAGCCGAGGCGGCATTGCGGGAAAGCGAAGAACGTTTTCGGACGGTATTCGATGAAAGCCCCGTCGGCATAGTCATGGTGGGTTCCGACTATCGTTTTATCAGGTCCAATGCGGCCTTTTGCGCCATGATTGGATATACGGAACAGGAACTGACCTCCCGCGCCGTCCAGGACATCATTCATCCCGAGCATATAGCCGAGGACAGACGAAATAGCGATATGCTCCTGAAAGGGGAGATTCGCGTCTATCGTACCGAGAAGCGCTACATCCGGAAGGATAACGAAATTGTGTGGGGGTCTTCGACGGTCAGCACGATTCATGACAAGGACCGCCGCTTTCTTTACTTCCTTTCCATGGTCGAAGACATAACCCAGCGTAAGCAGGCAGAAGAGCAAAAAGCTGAACTTGAGTCGCGCCTCCTTCAGGCCCAGAAGATGGAGGCAATCGGCACGCTGGCCGGCGGCATTGCCCATGACTTCAACAACATTCTTGCAGGCATTATCGGTTTTACGGAGATGGCACTCGACGATCTCCCCCCTGAGGTCCCGTCACGCAGACACCTGGGGCTCGTGCTCAAGAGCGGGCTGAGGGGTCGTGACCTCGTAAGACAGATCCTCGCATTCAGCCGCAAAACCGGATATGAGAGAAGTCCCGTGTCCGTGTCATCCATCGTCAACGAAACAATAAAATTGCTCAGGGCCTCTTTGCCTGCAGCGGTTCAGATCACGGTGGATAACGCCTCCACGTCCGATATAGTCTTCGCAAATCCCACCGAGATTCAGCAAATCGTAATGAATCTCTGCACCAATGCGGCACATGCCATGAGGGAAAGGGGCGGCCGGCTCCGCATCACCCTCGCCGATTTTGAGGTCGAACCCGACTCTTCCCTTGGATCCACCCTCGCTGCGGGAGCCTACGTGCTCCTTGCCGTGAAAGATACAGGCACAGGCATCGATGCGAAAGTGGTGAAGAAGATATTCGAGCCATTCTTTACCACCAAAAAACCGGGCCAGGGGACCGGCATGGGGCTCGCCGTAGTCTATGGGATAGTGAAGAGCCTGGGGGGCGACATATCCGTCAAAAGCTCGCGGAAAACAGGGACCCTCTTTCACGTACTCCTCCCCAAGGTGGAACGTGGGACCTCATCCGGGCATCAGGTCGAGGAGATCCCGAGGGGCTCTGAACGCATCCTCTTCGTCGACGATGAGAATACCCTTGCGAAACTGGGTAAAGCAGCGCTGGAAAAACTCGGTTACCGGGTCACCGCAATGACGGACAGCATAAAAGCACTAAAAATCTTTTCCAAAAATCCTTCCCGGTTCGACCTGGTGATCACGGACCAGACGATGCCCGATATGCAGGGCCTCAACCTTGCCGAAGAACTCCTCAGGATACGACCGAACATTCCCATTATCCTCTGCACGGGCCACAGCGATGCCGTCTCCCCTGAAATAGCGAAGAAGGCAGGGATCAGCGGGTTCCTCATGAAGCCGATTGCCAAACGCGAGATGGCAGAGGCGATTCGCCGGGTGCTGGATCCATCGGGGAAAAGCAAGAAAGGGGACGTGAGATGA
- a CDS encoding DUF2007 domain-containing protein — MKTVYSASNIALVSIFQNILEEHGIRCWTKNEFLLAGIGEIPPIECWPQLCVDDEDFPEAQRIVDEALSEKELPSWKCDSCGEEIEGQFAECWNCGKGRLPSSDR; from the coding sequence ATGAAAACGGTCTACAGTGCATCTAATATCGCCCTTGTGAGTATATTTCAGAATATTCTGGAGGAACACGGGATCAGGTGCTGGACGAAAAATGAGTTTCTCCTTGCGGGAATCGGTGAAATTCCGCCCATCGAATGCTGGCCTCAGCTTTGCGTCGATGATGAGGATTTTCCGGAGGCACAACGCATCGTTGACGAGGCGCTCTCGGAAAAAGAGCTGCCTTCCTGGAAATGTGATTCTTGTGGCGAGGAGATAGAGGGGCAATTTGCCGAGTGCTGGAATTGCGGCAAGGGTCGTCTTCCTTCGTCGGATCGGTAA